A DNA window from Primulina tabacum isolate GXHZ01 chromosome 12, ASM2559414v2, whole genome shotgun sequence contains the following coding sequences:
- the LOC142521153 gene encoding protein PLANT CADMIUM RESISTANCE 4-like, which yields MGRVGNNEQQVQETMDDSFPESEQPAATKPRSQVPSNNKRQTNHPHKEEEEEEDLYYVSSQDHDKEQTAAQFPPQNNEYELSNQHVPPQANVDFAPHMPLSGTQNGVPQTGHPAMTPPVRPFNGIGHVAAQDKVWSSSLFDCMNDPENALITACFPCITFGQIAEILDSGNTTCATSGILYSCIAFCIAIPCIMSCTYRTKLRAKFGLPESPAQDWVVHCFCEWCALCQEYRELKHMGYDPTIGWLGNETKMRQKQNQQFGMTPPTGQMMMM from the exons ATGGGCCGAGTCGGAAACAACGAACAGCAAGTTCAAGAGACGATGGACGACTCGTTCCCGGAAAGCGAGCAGCCGGCGGCGACTAAGCCGAGATCCCAAGTGCCGAGTAACAACAAACGGCAAACTAACCACCCCcacaaagaagaagaagaagaagaagatttgTATTATGTTTCCTCTCAAGATCATGATAAAGAACAAACGGCAGCACAATTTCCACCGCAGAATAATGAATACGAGCTTTCTAATCAGCATGTTCCCCCTCAGGCAAACGTGGATTTTGCCCCTCATATGCCGCTGTCTGGCACTCAAAATGGGGTACCGCAGACGGGTCATCCGGCGATGACTCCGCCGGTCAGGCCATTCAATGGTATTGGCCATGTCGCAGCTCAAGATAAGGTTTGGAGCAGTAGTCTTTTTGATTGCATGAATGATCCTGAAAATG CTCTCATCACAGCCTGCTTTCCCTGCATAACGTTTGGGCAGATTGCGGAGATATTGGACTCCGGCAACACCA CTTGCGCGACGAGTGGGATATTGTACAGTTGCATCGCCTTTTGTATCGCGATTCCATGTATAATGTCATGCACATATAGAACCAAGTTGAGGGCTAAATTCGGGCTGCCGGAGTCACCAGCACAGGACTGGGTGGTTCACTGCTTTTGCGAATGGTGTGCTCTTTGTCAAGAGTATAGAGAGCTCAAGCATATGGGATATGACCCTACTATTG GTTGGCTGGGGAACGAGACGAAGATGAGGCAAAAACAGAACCAGCAGTTCGGAATGACACCTCCGACGGGgcagatgatgatgatgtga
- the LOC142521188 gene encoding ATP-dependent Clp protease adapter protein CLPS1, chloroplastic-like, giving the protein METTISCGRVVLSPNQAFHQAPGDRYPLHKKCTRRRTSMATPIAGLGKGGGVLDKPIIEKTTPGRESEFDLRKSRKMSPPFRVMLHNDNYNKREYVVQVLMKVIPGMTLDNAVNIMQEAHHNGLSMVIVCGQADAEEHCTQLRGNGLLSTIEPANGGC; this is encoded by the exons ATGGAGACGACGATTAGCTGCGGAAGAGTGGTTCTGTCCCCAAATCAAGCATTCCATCAAGCACCTG GGGATAGATATCCACTCCATAAAAAATGCACCAGACGACGCACATCCATGGCAACGCCAATTGCTGGTCTGGGGAAAGGCGGTGGAGTTTTAGACAAACCCATCATAGAAAAAACGACTCCTGGTCGTGAATCTGAGTTTGATTTGAG GAAATCAAGGAAAATGTCACCGCCATTTCGTGTGATGCTGCACAATGACAATTACAATAAAAGGGAGTATGTTGTGCAAGTATTAATGAAGGTTATACCCGGGATGACCCTTGATAATGCCGTGAATATAATGCAAGAAGCGCATCACAATGGCCTTTCTATGGTCATAGTTTGTGGCCAAGCAGACGCAGAAGAGCACTGCACGCAACTCCGAGGGAATGGCCTTTTGAGCACGATTGAGCCTGCCAATGGTGGTTGTTAG